DNA sequence from the Arthrobacter sp. V1I9 genome:
GTCCGGCGCGCAGCTGCCGCGATGGAATCGGCTTTCACCTTGCTTCGCCTCGCTGCCGGTGAAGACCCCGAACTGGCCCAGTTGGACCTCGGCCTTCCCGGCAGATGACGCGCTGGACCTGGCCGGGCCTGCGGCAGTTCCGGGTGCAGCGGACGAGTTGAACCGAATTCGGTCCCTGCTGGCCGTGGTCGAAGCGAGGCTTCCTGATGAGGACCGTCTCAAGAGGCTCCGGTCAAAGCACCAGCAGCTGCTGGCCAAACAGGACGACCTCACCGGGGCCGGTGCCGCGCTCGCCAGCCGTGTGGAGAGCCTCCTCAGTGAACGGTCGCGCCTCATCGGCGGCCTGGGTCCGCTGGAGGTGCGTGCCGGAGCGGCGGCCCTGCGTGCAAAGGAAGCAACGGCTGCCGAGGAGCTGCTGGACGTGGTCCGGCGGTATGCTGCGGCAGTGTCGGCCCGTGATGCCGTGAAACTGGAACACGACGCGGCCCGGGAGAACCAGCTGGAGACCAAACGGCACTGGCTTGACGTGAGGGAGCAACGGCTGGCGAACGCGGCCGCCGAGCTCGCGGCGCAGCTGGTCGACGGGGAACAGTGCCCGGTGTGCGGAAGCCCCGACCACCCCCTGCCGGCGGTAGCGAATGGGGGCGGCCCGGGGCTTGCCCGGGACGAGGAAGCGGCCCACCAGCTGTATGAAGCCGCTGACGCCGGGTTTTCAGCCGCCGGCCACAAGCTGGCCGAGTCAAACCAGCTGGTAGCCGTCCTCGCCGGCCAAGGCGGGGACATGGCCAAGGAGGAGGCCGCCAGCGCGGCAGAAGAGGCGCGCCGGGCGGCCGCCGACGCCGAACAGGCGGTCGGGGAGCTCGCGGCAGCCCGGTTGCGGCTTGAAACGCTTGAGGCGGGCATTGCAGCTGCACAAGCTTCACGTGCCGGCACCGAGGCCGAGCTTGCCCAGGTGGTGTCCTCCCTTGCGGACGTGGCCGAACAGTCGTCCTCGCTCAACCAGGCTTTGGCAGGACTGAGGGCCGGCCACCGCAGCCTTTCCCACCGGTTGCGTGCCTTGGAAAACGCGGCTGCGATGCTGGGTAAAGCCGTTGATGCCCAGGCTGAGCTGAGCTCTGCCAAGGTGCAGGCTGCCGAGGCCTTGGAACAGCTGGAGCAGGCGTTGCCCGAAGCCGGGTTCGCCACCGCCGATGAGGCGCGCGAACACCTGCTGGCCGGCAGTGAAGCTGCTGCCCTGGAATCCGAGATGCGGTCCGCCCACGATGAAGCGGCGAAGGTGGCGGAACTGTTCGCATCAGCGGACATCGTGCTCGCCCTTGAGGAAGCGGCTGCCGGTCAAGTGCCTGATGAGCAGCAGCTCGCCGTCCATCAGGCTGAGGCTGCGGCCGCCCTGAAGGAAGCCCGTGACGCGGACCTGGCAGCAGGCATGGCCAAGCGCTGCCTCGAGTCGCTGGCCTCCATCCGTACGGCCTATGACGAGCTTGCCGGATCCGCGCGGGGGCCCGCGGAGCTGGCCCGCATGCTTGCCGGCCTGGCGGACGCAGCGGCCGGCCGGGGAGACAACACCTACCGGATGAGCCTGAACAGCTACGTGCTGGCGGCGCGGCTGGAGCAGGTGGCTCTGGCCGCATCCGAACGCCTGGTTGCCATGACCGACGGCCGGTACCTCCTGCAACACACTGACGCGAAGGCGGCGCGCGGTGCCAAGTCCGGGCTGGGCCTGGAAGTGGTGGATCAATGGACCGGGCATCGCCGGGACACGTCCACCTTGTCCGGCGGTGAATCCTTTATGGCGTCGCTCTCCCTGGCGCTCGGGCTGGCAGACGTAGTCCAGCAGGAGGCCGGCGGAGTCGAAATCGAGACGCTCTTTGTGGATGAGGGGTTCGGCAGCCTTGACGAGCAATCCCTGGAACAAGTGATGGATGCCTTGGAGGGCCTGCGGGACGGCGGCAGGGTAGTGGGGCTTGTCAGCCATGTGGGGGAAATGAAGCAACGGATCGGAACGCAGCTTCAGGTACTAAAGACCAGGAACGGATCCACGCTGCGGATCGCCGAAGCCCTGGACGTCCCGGTCTGAGGTTGCGGGTAAGCGCGGATATACTTGGACAGTTACCGGGTTTCGCGCATCGGGAGGAGGGACGATGCGCATGACTGAACGAGCCCGGAATTGAAATCCTCCACTTCCTTTTCATCTGGCCAGCCTGCTGCTTCGGGGCACGCCGTCCTTCCCGCCACACAGGAACCTGCCACACCGGAACCTGCCACACCGGAACCTGCCACACCGGAACCTGCCACACAGGCTCCCATGCAGCCTGCTTCCGGCGGCCGTTTCGCCAGGCTTCCCCATCTCGCCGGCCGCGGCTTCATTCCCCTGGGTCTCTTTGCCCGGCTTCCCTTGGCCATGCTGACGGTAGGCACCCTGACCCTGGTCACTTCCAACAGCGGTTCTTATGCCCTGGGCGGCACTGCGGCAGGTGCGGTGGGCATTGGCTCCGCCCTCGGCGCTCCGGTCCTGGGAGCCCTGGCCGACAGGCGGGGCCAACGTCCCATGCTGCTGTGGGCGGCCGTCCTTAATACCGCAGCCGTAGTGGCGTTGATCCTTGCAGCCTCTGCCATGGGAACGTCCGGAAGTTTTCCCGCTGCCGTGTTGGCCGCCGCGTTCCTCTCGGGGGCAAGCTGTCCGCAGGTAGGCCCGCTGGCCCGCGTCCGGTGGATGGCCCTGACGTCGCGGGGCAAGGCGCCGGATAACAGGCGGGACCTGGACACGGCGCTCTCGTACGAGAGCACGGCGGACGAAGTGACTTTTGTGCTGGGGCCTGCGCTCGTGGGAATCCTTGCCAGCCTCCTGGCGCCCTGGCTTCCGCTCGCGCTGGCGGCAGCCATGACCATCACGCTGGTGCCCGCCTTTGCCGCGCATCGCACCCACCGCGCGGTGCCGGCGGCACGCCACGCGGTTCCGGCCGCAGAACGCCGCTCCAGGGTGAGGATGCCTGCCGCCGTCGCCCTGCCAGTAGTTGCGATGGTGTGCATGGGCACATTTTTCGGCTCAACGCAGGCGGCTTTGAGTTCATTCTCCGCCAGCTACGCCACCTCCGAACTCGCCGGACTGCTGTATGCCGTGATGGGGCTCAGCTCCGCTGCCGCGGCGCTCTCAGTTGCCTACTGGCCGCATCGTTTCAGCCTTTCCTGGCGCTGGGTGGTGTCCGCTGTACTGATGGCAGCACTCGCCGTGCTCCTGCTGGTGCCGTCGTCACTGGGTGCGATGGTGGCAGTGCTGCTCATCCTTGGGGTCCCCGTGGGCCCGGTGATGGTAACCGTCTTCGCCGTCGGAGGCGTGCTGGCCCCGGAGGGGCGGCTGGGCACGGTGATGACCGCACTGGCCAGCGGCATTGTGGCCGGCACCGCGATCGGCTCGTCCCTGGGCGGCCGGCTGGCACAGGACCATGGCTACGCGGCGGCGTTCCTTGTTCCCGCCTGCGCGGCCTCCGCGCTGGCACTCCTCGGAGCCGCGGCCGCCGTCGTGCTTCAACGCCGCAGCGTCCGCCGCTGACGAGGCTCAGCCTACCGGCGCAAAGTCAGGTCAGCTGCCGTTCAAATCCTGGCAGCGCTTTCGGCGAGCGCCGCGCCCACCACTGAAGGGTCGTGGGCGGACCGGATGTAGACGACGGCGAGTGCTGCAGGGCGGCCGCCCGGCACACGGACGGGTGCGGCCAGGGAGGAGACCCCGGCTATGACCTCGTCATGGCTGGCGGAGTACCCGGCGCGCCTGGCAACAGCCGCTTCGGGCCGGTAGGGAACGCCTGTCTCCAGCCGGTCCCACTCAGCTTCAGTGAGGGCAGACTGGATGGCGATGCCGGGCGCACCGGCATTGATGGGGTGCCGGGTGCCGGGATGCTGGGCCACCGTCGCGCCCGAGTGCCGCGGTTCCACTGTGACCAGGGTGATGCAGTCGTGGTGGTCCCACAAAGCCACGAACGCCGTCATGTCCAGGGTGTTGGCCAGGTGGGTGAGTTCGGGAAGGGCAGCACTTTGGAGGTTCCGCGAGACGCTCCGGGCCAACACGGCGAGGCCGGGCCCGGGCTGGACCCGGCCGCCCGTCGTCACGGACCAGGAGCGAGTGGTCCTCAAGGGTGCGCAGGATGCGGTACGCCACGGAACGGTGCACCCCCATCGCATCGGCGAGCTCGGCGATGGTTATGGGGCCGGGCGCCGCGGCCAGGATCTCAAGGGCGCGGATGCCGCGGGAAAGCGTTTGGGAGGGTGAAGCCTGTGGCGGCGCTGCTCCGGCCGGGGCTGCGGCGGTGGGGCTCATGCTGTCCATCCTAGGTCGCTTTGGAGCGGTGTCGCGGCTCGTATGCAGGGATTCGCCGAGACGCGGCGTCCGCATTAAGAAACGGCGGTTCAAATATAGAACTTACGGGCGTCCCAGTCCACCTGCCACAGTGGCGGGCAACCAAACACGGTGCAGTCGAAATTCAGTTGGGGCGTGTCCCGCCTCACACTTTCGTAGTACTCTTTCAACTAACTGACCGTTCTGTCGGTAATCCTGAAGGCGTCCCGGCGGCGTAGCTGCCGATAAAACAATGGAGTTTCAATGACCACACCTTCCAAGGTGGATACGCTCGCTGGTCCCAGCACCCGGCGTGAGGAGCGCAAAGTCCTCGCCGGCACCCTGGTCGGCACCACCATCGAATGGTACGACTTCTTCATCTTTGCCCAGCTGACCGCAACGCTGCTGTCACCCCTGTTCCTGGCGCCATTGAATGAGTCCAACCCCGGACTCGCCCAAATCCTCTCGTTTGCCCTGATCGGCATCAGCTTCCTCTTCCGCCCGCTGGGCGCAGTGGTGGCCGGCCACCTCGGCGACCGCCTGGGCCGCAAGGCAATGCTCGTCTTCACCCTGGTGATGATGGGCGCAGCCACCGCACTCATTGGCATGCTGCCCACCTACGCACAGATTGGTGCCTGGGCGCCCATCCTCCTGATCACCCTGCGCATCATCCAGGGCTTTTCGGCAGGAGGCGAGTGGGGCGGTGCAGCGCTGATGGCAGTGGAACACGCACCTCTGAATAAGCGCGGCCTCTTCGGCGCCTACCCCCAGATCGGCGTCCCGATCGGCATGATCCTTGCCACCGGCCTCCTCTTCTTCCTAAACACCAGCATGTCCAGGGAAGACTTTGCGGCCTGGGGCTGGCGCGTTCCGTTCCTGCTCTCCATCGTCCTCATCGTGGTGGGCTACCTGATCCGGCGTGCTGTTGCTGAGAGCCCGGTCTTCCAGGAGATGGCCGCGCGGAAGCAGGAAAGCAAGGCGCCGCTGGGAGTGCTGGTCCGCAACCACAAGAGGCCGGTCCTGTACTCCACCCTGATCTTCATCGGCAACAACGCTGCCGGCTACCTGCTCATCGCCTTCTTCATCGCCTATGCCACCAGGACGCTGCAGATGCCCACGCCCCAGGTCCTGCTGGCTACCACCCTGGCGTCCTTCGGCTGGCTGATCTTCACCCTGGCGGGCGGCTGGCTCTCTGACCGCATCGGCCGGGTCAAGACGTTCCTCATCGGCTACGCCATCATCTTCGCCTGGATGATTCCCATGTTCGCCCTGATCGACACCAGGAACATCTGGCTCTACGGTGTGGCGCTGTTTGTCCTCACCATCGGCCTCGGGCTGTCCTACGGGCCCATGTCCGCCATGTACGCCGAGATGTTCCCGGCCAATGTCAGGTACTCCGGCATTTCCATCGGGTACGCGTTCGGGGCCATCCTGGGCGGAGCCTTCGCGGCAACCATCGCCGAAACGCTGCTGCAGACCACCAAGTGGGCCGGATCCATCGGTATCTACATCATGGTCCTCTGCGTCATCTCGGCCATCGGTGTGCTGCTGGCCAAGGAGACCAAGGGCCGTCCGCTGGGCGTCAGCCACCACTGACCTCGTTAACTCCGCAGTAGGGCGACGGGCCCGGACCGCACTGGTCCGGGCCCGTCGCCGTGCAGGCGGTACCAATCAAACCAGGGGACGCTGTTACTGCTTCAGGAAACTGATGGCGTCATCGTCCGTAAGCTGTTCAAAGTGGCGGTAGAAGCTGCCCACGGCCCGGAACTTTCCCGGCAGATGCAGGCACAGAACGGCGTCGCACACCCGCTCCACCGAGGCTTCCGCCTCGATGGAACCGACAGGGGCGGCGGCCACTATCGTTGTCGCGCCACCCTCGCGGACGGCTTCGACGGCGGCGCGCATGGTGGCGCCGGTGGCCAGTCCGTCGTCGACCAGCAGGACAGTCTTGCCGGACAGGTCGTGGTCTATTTCCGGATATAAATCGACGCGGCGCAGCAGTTCGGCGCGTTCGCGGTGCTCCACCTCGTCCAGCAGCTCCTGGCGCACTCCGTGCTCCAGTACCCGGTCCATCAGCGGCTTGTTGAGCAGGCGGACCGTTCGGCCGCGGGCCCATGCCAGGGCGCCGTACGCAGTTTCCTGGTGCCCCGGGATGCCGAGCTTTCGCACCAGGACAGCTCCCAGCGGGAGATAGAGGGCCTTGGCGGCCGAAGCCGCTACCGGGATGCCGCCCCGGGCAAGGCCGAGGACTACCGTGCCGGGCCGCGCACGGAACTGAGCGAGTACCGCGGCCAGCCGCTCACCGGCCTCAGTACGGTCTTCAAAGCGCGTCAGCATGTTTCCCTCCCGGCTACCCAGCCCTTCCTTCAGCCTACCGCCGGGAAAAGGGCGGCAGGAGACAACGGGCAGGGGGACCGGTATTTGTTAGACCGAGAGGAAAGTGATGGCTGCCTGTTTAAAGGCCCGGCTGGTGATTGCGTTGGTGTGGTTCCGGCCCGACAGCATCACCTGTTCAACTGACCCCCCGGCCTTAGCCGCCAGGTCAGCCAGCTGCGGCAGGCTGGCCGCGCGTTCGTCCTTGTCACCGGCCACCAGGAGCATCGGCACATGGGGAACGGCCTCGGCCGGGTCGTAGGGCTCGGCTTTAATCGCTTCGACCAGGGAGAGGAGCGCAAAGATGTTGTTGCTGGGCAGCAGCAGCGCCATTTTCAGCAGCCTGGCAGTGGACTCGTCAGCGATCGGGGTCCCGTCGGCGAGGTAATCCTGGGCAGCGACGAGGTCGAAGGCCGCGAGCGGGTCCGCGACGTTCGGCCCGCCCAGCACCAACCGGTGCACGATTTCCGGCTGCGTGGCTCCGAACTCCCAGGCGAGCCGGGAACCAAGGGAGTAACCCACTATGTCCAGCCCGCTGGAGGGGTCACCGTCCTGAACGGGCCGCACACCGGCGTCGAACGCTACCTGGAGCAGGTCCGCCCGGATTCTGCTGGGGGAGTAGGAATCCCGGTCCTCAGGTGCTCCGCTTCGGCCGTGTCCTGGCAGGTCCACCGTGATGACGCGCCGGCCGGCGTCGAGCAGCGCCGCCACCCAGCCGGTGTCTTCCCAGTTGAGCTTGCTGGAGGACGAGAAGCCGTGCAGCAGGAGGACGGGCCGGAGCCCGGCATCCACGGCGGGATCATGCACCCCCACGTACAACTGGGGATCTGATCCCTCTACTGTGTGCAAGTGCTGCTCGCCGGTGTGCCTGCCGCTCATGGTGTCAGTCCTCATCAACTACGGCACCCGGGCGGACCGGGCGCTTCGGAACCTCGTACATCGGGACTACTCTACCTGCCGGGTCCTGGTGGTGAACCGGGCGGCCACGGCGCAGGCCACCGCAATCCCCGCGATCAGGCCGATGGTGCTGAAGAGCTGGATGCGGCTGCTCTCGGCGCTGAAGCCCACCGCGAAGATCAGGCCCAGCAGGACGAGCCCCACAATGGTCAGGGCCGGGAAGCCCTTCATCCGCAGCGGCAGCGGCGTGCCCTCCCGATCTGCCCGGCGCCGCAGGATCAGCTGC
Encoded proteins:
- a CDS encoding SbcC/MukB-like Walker B domain-containing protein; translation: MKTPNWPSWTSAFPADDALDLAGPAAVPGAADELNRIRSLLAVVEARLPDEDRLKRLRSKHQQLLAKQDDLTGAGAALASRVESLLSERSRLIGGLGPLEVRAGAAALRAKEATAAEELLDVVRRYAAAVSARDAVKLEHDAARENQLETKRHWLDVREQRLANAAAELAAQLVDGEQCPVCGSPDHPLPAVANGGGPGLARDEEAAHQLYEAADAGFSAAGHKLAESNQLVAVLAGQGGDMAKEEAASAAEEARRAAADAEQAVGELAAARLRLETLEAGIAAAQASRAGTEAELAQVVSSLADVAEQSSSLNQALAGLRAGHRSLSHRLRALENAAAMLGKAVDAQAELSSAKVQAAEALEQLEQALPEAGFATADEAREHLLAGSEAAALESEMRSAHDEAAKVAELFASADIVLALEEAAAGQVPDEQQLAVHQAEAAAALKEARDADLAAGMAKRCLESLASIRTAYDELAGSARGPAELARMLAGLADAAAGRGDNTYRMSLNSYVLAARLEQVALAASERLVAMTDGRYLLQHTDAKAARGAKSGLGLEVVDQWTGHRRDTSTLSGGESFMASLSLALGLADVVQQEAGGVEIETLFVDEGFGSLDEQSLEQVMDALEGLRDGGRVVGLVSHVGEMKQRIGTQLQVLKTRNGSTLRIAEALDVPV
- a CDS encoding MFS transporter; this encodes MQPASGGRFARLPHLAGRGFIPLGLFARLPLAMLTVGTLTLVTSNSGSYALGGTAAGAVGIGSALGAPVLGALADRRGQRPMLLWAAVLNTAAVVALILAASAMGTSGSFPAAVLAAAFLSGASCPQVGPLARVRWMALTSRGKAPDNRRDLDTALSYESTADEVTFVLGPALVGILASLLAPWLPLALAAAMTITLVPAFAAHRTHRAVPAARHAVPAAERRSRVRMPAAVALPVVAMVCMGTFFGSTQAALSSFSASYATSELAGLLYAVMGLSSAAAALSVAYWPHRFSLSWRWVVSAVLMAALAVLLLVPSSLGAMVAVLLILGVPVGPVMVTVFAVGGVLAPEGRLGTVMTALASGIVAGTAIGSSLGGRLAQDHGYAAAFLVPACAASALALLGAAAAVVLQRRSVRR
- a CDS encoding MFS transporter, whose protein sequence is MTTPSKVDTLAGPSTRREERKVLAGTLVGTTIEWYDFFIFAQLTATLLSPLFLAPLNESNPGLAQILSFALIGISFLFRPLGAVVAGHLGDRLGRKAMLVFTLVMMGAATALIGMLPTYAQIGAWAPILLITLRIIQGFSAGGEWGGAALMAVEHAPLNKRGLFGAYPQIGVPIGMILATGLLFFLNTSMSREDFAAWGWRVPFLLSIVLIVVGYLIRRAVAESPVFQEMAARKQESKAPLGVLVRNHKRPVLYSTLIFIGNNAAGYLLIAFFIAYATRTLQMPTPQVLLATTLASFGWLIFTLAGGWLSDRIGRVKTFLIGYAIIFAWMIPMFALIDTRNIWLYGVALFVLTIGLGLSYGPMSAMYAEMFPANVRYSGISIGYAFGAILGGAFAATIAETLLQTTKWAGSIGIYIMVLCVISAIGVLLAKETKGRPLGVSHH
- a CDS encoding phosphoribosyltransferase produces the protein MLTRFEDRTEAGERLAAVLAQFRARPGTVVLGLARGGIPVAASAAKALYLPLGAVLVRKLGIPGHQETAYGALAWARGRTVRLLNKPLMDRVLEHGVRQELLDEVEHRERAELLRRVDLYPEIDHDLSGKTVLLVDDGLATGATMRAAVEAVREGGATTIVAAAPVGSIEAEASVERVCDAVLCLHLPGKFRAVGSFYRHFEQLTDDDAISFLKQ
- a CDS encoding alpha/beta fold hydrolase, with amino-acid sequence MSGRHTGEQHLHTVEGSDPQLYVGVHDPAVDAGLRPVLLLHGFSSSSKLNWEDTGWVAALLDAGRRVITVDLPGHGRSGAPEDRDSYSPSRIRADLLQVAFDAGVRPVQDGDPSSGLDIVGYSLGSRLAWEFGATQPEIVHRLVLGGPNVADPLAAFDLVAAQDYLADGTPIADESTARLLKMALLLPSNNIFALLSLVEAIKAEPYDPAEAVPHVPMLLVAGDKDERAASLPQLADLAAKAGGSVEQVMLSGRNHTNAITSRAFKQAAITFLSV